A genome region from Chengkuizengella sp. SCS-71B includes the following:
- the tilS gene encoding tRNA lysidine(34) synthetase TilS — protein sequence MELVQNVENLIKENHLFEVGERIIVALSGGPDSMALLHILHTLSSNWNFKLIAVHINHQFRGIEADQEETLVQQWCNELQVPCEIGKIDVPAYIEQTGKNAQVAAREKRYEFLYQIAEQYSSSKITLAHHADDQAETILMRLIRGTGPEGLTGISMRRMENRMQFIRPLLRIYKSEILSYCHQNQLKYTQDSSNLQKKYFRNEIRLDVIPYLKKYNHKLEQSLNRLSDMMTEEQSYLEQETDKYFKKIIKKNNYGFYFSRKTFISLHIALQRRLIKLILSYLCSGHYSFEYKTIEICRVAIEQNRTSTMHLDISEQIFFIREYDQVEFSNQKKIQENLSFSYKVEENTTQLEVFEANLLFEFAAESASKSDLDSLIKGQSNTEVIFDMNQLIFPLSIRNRKPGDRIKLKGLNGTKKVKDIFIDEKIPPSMREKIPLLVDAKQQVLWIPGIRVSSHAEMEEKTSRILHIQYKNSIL from the coding sequence ATGGAGTTAGTTCAAAACGTTGAGAATCTCATTAAAGAAAACCATTTGTTTGAAGTTGGTGAAAGGATCATCGTTGCTTTATCGGGTGGTCCTGATTCAATGGCTTTGCTTCATATTTTACATACTCTTTCATCGAATTGGAATTTTAAGTTAATCGCAGTGCATATCAATCATCAGTTTCGAGGGATTGAGGCAGATCAAGAAGAAACCTTAGTTCAACAGTGGTGTAATGAGTTACAAGTTCCTTGTGAAATTGGAAAAATAGATGTTCCTGCTTATATTGAACAAACAGGAAAAAATGCACAAGTTGCGGCTAGGGAAAAGAGATATGAATTTTTATATCAAATTGCAGAACAATACAGTTCAAGTAAAATAACTTTAGCACATCATGCTGATGATCAAGCAGAGACAATATTGATGAGATTGATACGTGGTACAGGACCAGAAGGATTAACTGGCATTTCTATGAGAAGGATGGAAAATAGAATGCAATTTATTCGTCCTTTGTTACGTATATACAAATCAGAAATCCTTTCATATTGTCATCAAAACCAATTAAAATATACTCAAGATAGTAGCAATCTACAGAAAAAGTATTTCAGAAATGAAATTAGATTAGATGTAATCCCATACTTAAAGAAATATAATCATAAGTTGGAACAATCCTTAAATCGTCTGTCTGATATGATGACTGAAGAACAAAGTTATTTGGAGCAGGAGACGGATAAATACTTTAAGAAAATCATAAAGAAAAATAACTACGGTTTTTATTTTTCTAGAAAGACTTTTATTTCCCTACACATTGCTTTACAAAGAAGACTGATTAAACTAATATTAAGTTATCTTTGTTCTGGGCACTATTCATTTGAATACAAAACGATAGAAATTTGCCGCGTCGCAATAGAACAAAATCGTACATCCACAATGCATCTCGATATTAGTGAACAGATTTTTTTTATTAGAGAATATGATCAAGTTGAGTTTTCAAATCAAAAGAAAATACAAGAAAATTTATCATTCAGTTATAAGGTTGAGGAGAATACAACTCAACTTGAAGTGTTTGAAGCAAACCTATTATTTGAGTTTGCAGCTGAATCAGCTTCAAAAAGCGACTTAGATTCTCTCATAAAAGGCCAATCAAATACGGAAGTGATTTTTGATATGAATCAACTTATTTTCCCTTTATCTATTCGAAATCGGAAACCAGGAGATCGAATCAAATTAAAAGGGTTAAATGGAACTAAAAAAGTAAAAGATATTTTCATTGATGAAAAAATTCCACCTTCCATGAGAGAGAAAATTCCATTATTGGTTGATGCTAAGCAGCAAGTGCTATGGATTCCTGGTATTCGTGTTTCCAGCCATGCAGAAATGGAAGAAAAGACTTCACGTATTTTACATATTCAATACAAAAATTCCATACTTTAA
- a CDS encoding protein kinase domain-containing protein, whose translation MITSYKSTNSLVLHRGFKLQGKWNKKIYCIECLLGEGTSGKVYLVNHDQKVSAIKIGLDDISLQSEINVLKKINKKLEPEKEIFIDSDDFELNGEVYPYYVMKYIEGLNAKLFLNSNGHQWIHLVGLNILNQLQVLHQMDFIFGDLKVENVIVSEFGKVTLIDYGGVTPKGHSIKQFTEIYDRGHWLAGTRKADEAYDIFSFAILCLILTGAISNSNIVSKEKNGAYLLRRAKMNPYCKHMIPFFEKAINGKFSSTRRALEEWKKLMYGDGFENSYSIELPWLKPALASSIFVLVVTVYFSFIY comes from the coding sequence GTGATTACATCGTATAAATCAACAAATAGTCTTGTTTTACATCGGGGATTTAAACTCCAAGGAAAGTGGAATAAAAAAATTTATTGTATAGAATGTTTGCTTGGAGAAGGTACAAGTGGTAAAGTCTATTTAGTAAACCATGATCAGAAAGTATCTGCCATCAAGATTGGTTTGGACGACATAAGTCTTCAGTCTGAAATTAATGTATTAAAAAAAATAAATAAAAAGCTTGAACCAGAAAAGGAAATCTTTATAGATTCTGATGATTTTGAGTTGAATGGTGAGGTTTACCCTTATTATGTTATGAAATATATTGAAGGGTTGAATGCAAAATTATTTTTAAATTCAAATGGACATCAGTGGATTCACTTAGTAGGGTTGAATATTTTAAATCAATTACAAGTATTACATCAAATGGATTTCATATTTGGTGATTTAAAAGTTGAAAATGTAATTGTTTCTGAGTTTGGTAAAGTGACATTGATAGATTATGGGGGAGTGACACCAAAAGGACACTCCATAAAGCAATTTACAGAAATATATGATCGAGGGCACTGGTTAGCTGGGACAAGAAAAGCAGACGAAGCTTATGATATTTTTTCCTTTGCTATTTTATGTTTGATTTTGACCGGAGCCATTTCCAATTCAAATATAGTTTCGAAGGAAAAAAACGGTGCTTATTTATTAAGAAGAGCTAAAATGAATCCTTATTGTAAACATATGATCCCCTTTTTTGAAAAAGCGATAAACGGAAAATTTTCATCAACAAGACGTGCTCTTGAAGAATGGAAAAAACTAATGTATGGTGATGGTTTTGAAAATTCATACTCAATTGAATTACCATGGTTAAAACCTGCATTGGCTTCTTCCATTTTTGTGTTAGTTGTGACTGTTTATTTTAGTTTTATTTACTAG
- a CDS encoding vWA domain-containing protein, with translation MVQQIIVITDGCSNVGLDPVTAAAQAREENIVVNVIGVVDEGDFGLRGTREIEDMAKSGGGLSKIVNSKQLSQTVQMMTRKTVVHTIQQVVNEELQHIIGSTTSLENLHPDQREKVVDVIEDLEENMSLRVVLLIDASASMKPKINAVEDAVHDLMLSLQARKGRSEVSLFHFPGSKNKNEPAEMDLDWSTEFAIMKRLFYKINMRGATPTGPALLKVIKYMIDKHSEDEVKMLNETKDVHKKGAMLSDYIV, from the coding sequence ATGGTACAACAAATTATTGTCATAACAGATGGGTGTTCAAATGTAGGGTTAGATCCAGTGACGGCAGCAGCTCAAGCTCGTGAGGAAAATATCGTTGTTAATGTAATAGGGGTTGTAGACGAGGGAGATTTTGGACTGCGCGGTACGAGAGAAATTGAAGATATGGCTAAATCCGGAGGTGGATTAAGTAAAATTGTTAATTCCAAACAATTATCTCAAACCGTTCAAATGATGACTCGTAAAACGGTCGTACATACGATACAGCAAGTTGTGAATGAAGAATTGCAGCATATCATAGGATCAACAACCTCATTAGAAAACTTGCATCCTGATCAACGTGAAAAGGTAGTAGATGTAATAGAAGATTTGGAAGAAAATATGTCTTTACGGGTAGTATTACTTATAGATGCTAGTGCCAGTATGAAACCTAAAATTAATGCAGTTGAAGATGCAGTTCATGATTTAATGTTAAGTTTACAAGCTAGAAAAGGTAGAAGTGAGGTTTCTTTGTTCCATTTTCCTGGGTCAAAAAATAAAAATGAACCTGCGGAGATGGATTTGGATTGGTCCACTGAATTTGCAATAATGAAACGTTTATTTTATAAAATAAATATGAGGGGTGCAACGCCCACAGGTCCTGCTCTATTAAAAGTTATTAAATATATGATCGACAAACATTCAGAAGATGAAGTGAAAATGTTGAATGAAACTAAAGATGTACATAAAAAGGGTGCGATGTTAAGTGATTACATCGTATAA